TAACTTCTTACATGCAATTGATGGAACGAAACTTGAAGGAACACAGGACTTAAATCCTCGCTATTGCTTAAAAGTATTAGCGTTATTCCGCTACATGAATCCTTCGAAGGAAATTAGAATTTCCGGTGGTCGCGAAGTCAATTTAGGATTCCTTCAGCCATTTGGACTGTATGCAGCAAATAGTATTTTTGTTGGGGATTACTTAACTACTGAAGGACAAGAAGCCAATAGCGATTATCGTATGCTTGAAGATTTGGGCTTTGAAATCGAGCTGACACAAAAGCAAGAAGAAGCATTTTGTTCTTAATTCAACCAATCATTATGAAATAAAATCTACTACTACACAATATGATTACCTCAAAACCGTGTGAGCGTCGTGGAAAAGGCGCACAGACGGTTTTTTGGTCGATAAAAGAGAAGGAGAAAGGTAAATAAATGGTTCCGATAATATACCTATAAAATGATGGTTTTCACAAAATGTTCAATGAAAGCGTTTTGAAATTGAACAGTTTGTGAAGGGCTTCACATAAAGCTTTATTTTTTTAAAAAAGAGCGTAAAATGAAAATTAGCAAGAGTTGTTATAAGACAGTTTGTTCTTTGTATCACATGTTAGGTGATTGTTATATTACAAAAATAATAGGTAAGGGAGAGGTTAAGATGTGGGTTATTACAGTTTTTGAGAAAAAAAATGTGCGTATTTTTGAATATACAAACAAAAATGAGGCAACAGCCGCATTAGCAAAATTTAAGAAAAATGCCGTATTAACATATACAAAATAATACTTGGTCGATTTAAATCTAAAAATAACCCCTCATTGTACAATATAACGTACAATGAGGGGTTTTGTTAATGAAAAAGTATGGAGAAAGCACTGTAAACTAATAAAATTGCCATGAAAATATTGAATGGTTGTTGATACTGTAAAAGTACTTTTCGAAAGGTAGAGCCAAATAGAGCCCAGCTAAATGTACTTATAATCCCGACAAACCCTAAAAATAATGCAAATAAAATGTAACTCATATAGGAAGTGTAATACGGCAAAATATAGGTCGCAACGACCGTAATGCCAAACAAAATTCCTTTTGGATTGACGAACTGTAGAAAGGCTCCAAGTAGTAAAAGGTTTCGTTTATGCTCCTCTAGATGGTTAGGATTCGAATCTACGTGGTCTTTGGTTGTCGCAATTTTAAAAGCTAAATACAACATATAGCCTACCCCTAAAATCGTTAGTGGAAATGTAATAATGGGCATAATTTGACTAACAGCAAAATTAAAAAAACTACTTAAAGCGGTTATTGTAAAGAAGCCAATGCCCACACCGAGACAAAACTGCATCGTTTTTTTTAATCCATATTGGTTGGCATAGGCCATTGCCATAATGTTGTTCGGCCCGGGTGTAAAGCTTGTAATGATAACGAATACTAAAAAGGATATGTAAGGCATTTTAGACCTCCTTATTTTTTGTGCGTTATATCGTCCGAAATAAACTATATAACGCCCTGTTTTTTATTATACATAAAGGTCGTTATATTGTACAATTTTTTAAGGGGTGCTTGTATTGGAGGAAATTCATTTAATTTTTGCAAGGAATTTAAAAGCTATTCGCGAAAAAGAGAAACTTAGTTTAGAAAAAGTGTCTCAGCTATGTGGCGTTAGTAAAACGATGATTGGACAAATTGAAAGAGGTGAGTCTAGTCCGACGCTTACTACTATCTGGAAAATTGCAACTGGTTTAAAGGTATCCTTTACAACTCTTATCCATCAGCCGCAGTCGGAAACAGAAGTCGTGCTGAAAAAGGATATACCAGTATTATCAGAAGATAATGGAAAATATAGAGTGTATCCAAATTTTCCATTTCAAGAAGATAGTCGTTTTGAAATCTATACAATAGAGATTGATCAAGGTGGTCACTTAAGCGCAGAGGGTCATAAAGAAGGCACAGAGGAATTTATTACTGTTTTTGCAGGGGAACTAATGATTTGTGTCAATGACCGTACCTACACTTTAAATAGTGGTGATTCCATTCGATTTAAAGCTGACAGACCGCATGACTATCGTAATGCAGGTGATACATTAACGAAGCTAGGCATGACCATCTATTATCCAAATGAAAGATAAAAATCGGATGTGCGCTTATGGATAGCGCTCATCCGATTTTTTTACTTATAAAATGCTGCCTAAACGTTTAATGCCTTCACGAATAATGTCAGGTGTTGCATTTGTATAGTTCAGACGCATCGTGTTTACACCTGTTTTTGACGTATAGAAGGGATCGCCAGGAACGAAAGCGACCTTTTGTTCCATTGCTTTATTAAAGACGTCCAAAGCTGCGACACCGTTATTCATTGTCGCCCAAATAAACATCCCACCATCTGGACGAGTGTATTCAACATGTGCAGGGAAGAATTCCTGCATCGCATCTAGCATTGCATCAGATTGATTTTTATATAAAGCAATGATTTTTTTTACGTGTTCTGTATAATCATTATTTGCTAAGTAATCATAAATCACATATTGTGAGAAAATGTTTGTGTGTAGGTCAGTTGCTTGCTTTGCTGTTTCAATATGTTTCATTAACACTTTGTTTTTCGTAATAATAAAGCCAAGGCGCATACCTGGTGTAACTGTTTTAGAGAAAGAACCTAGTAAAATACTATTTTCGAGTTTTCCGGCACCGATATAAGGAAGTGGTTCACCTTGGAAGCGTAGTTCTCCATATGGATCATCTTCAATTAATGCTACGTCGTATTTAGCAATAATGTCATATATTTGTTGACGTTTTTCCTTTGAATACGTAAGACCGGTTGGATTTTGGAAGTTAGGTACTGTATAGATGAATTTTACGTTTGGCTGCTGTAACGCATTCTCTAATTCTTCTAAATTAAGGCCATCGTTTTCAAGGGTTACACCATAGAAATTAGGCTCACTTAATGTGAAGGCTTGAATCGCGCCTAAATAGCCTGGTTCCTCAATGACAATGCCATCCCCTTTATTAATAAGTACTTTACCAATCAGTTCAAGCGCTTGCTGTGAACCAGTTGTAATCAATATATCATCTGCACTAATATCTAACCCATGAACACGTTTGTACTTAGCTGCGATGTATTCACGTAAAGGTGCATAGCCTTGTGTAGATGAATATTGGAATAATCGACTGCCATTTTCACGAATCGCATGGTCAACAGATGCTTTTAATGCATCGATTGGGAAAGAGATGGGGTTTGGTAGCCCACCTGCAAAGGAAATGACATCCTCGGCATCCGTTACTTTTAAAATATTACGGATGAATGAAGATGGTGTGTTTAAGATTCTTTCAGAATATTGCATAATTTTATCGGTCCCTTTTTCTGATTTTTTAAAAATTATAGCATTGTAATCATTTGCATACAATATTATGATTGTATGCAAGACAATTATATATTGTATGCAAAGCCAAAAGAAAGGGGTTAAAACATGCCGTTTAA
This genomic interval from Lysinibacillus sphaericus contains the following:
- a CDS encoding LysE family translocator, with amino-acid sequence MPYISFLVFVIITSFTPGPNNIMAMAYANQYGLKKTMQFCLGVGIGFFTITALSSFFNFAVSQIMPIITFPLTILGVGYMLYLAFKIATTKDHVDSNPNHLEEHKRNLLLLGAFLQFVNPKGILFGITVVATYILPYYTSYMSYILFALFLGFVGIISTFSWALFGSTFRKVLLQYQQPFNIFMAILLVYSAFSILFH
- a CDS encoding aminotransferase-like domain-containing protein, translated to MQYSERILNTPSSFIRNILKVTDAEDVISFAGGLPNPISFPIDALKASVDHAIRENGSRLFQYSSTQGYAPLREYIAAKYKRVHGLDISADDILITTGSQQALELIGKVLINKGDGIVIEEPGYLGAIQAFTLSEPNFYGVTLENDGLNLEELENALQQPNVKFIYTVPNFQNPTGLTYSKEKRQQIYDIIAKYDVALIEDDPYGELRFQGEPLPYIGAGKLENSILLGSFSKTVTPGMRLGFIITKNKVLMKHIETAKQATDLHTNIFSQYVIYDYLANNDYTEHVKKIIALYKNQSDAMLDAMQEFFPAHVEYTRPDGGMFIWATMNNGVAALDVFNKAMEQKVAFVPGDPFYTSKTGVNTMRLNYTNATPDIIREGIKRLGSIL